The DNA segment GTTCAGCAACTTTTTCCGAAGTGCCTTCAGCTATGTTATATTTCATAAGTGTGCTATACTCACCATCGGCATCGGTGGTGTAATAAAGAGACGTCCCGTCTGGGGAAAAATCTTGAGGTGAATTACCGCTTAACGAATCATTGATTTTTGTTCTTTTGCCTGTTTCGGTATTCAGAATATACAAATCACTATCATTGGTATTGATTGATTTGCCTAGGGCGATGTGTTTTCGGTCTTCGCTCATCCCGCCAAAATCCATGCCGTCTTCATTTTTATAGATTATTTTAGGTGTAAAGGTTTCTATATCCATTTCATAATGATCCATGTATTTTGAATCGCGTTCATTACTTCCGTAGAAAAAGCTTTTTCCATCTTTTGCCCAACCACGGAACAATGCACGAACTTTTTCGGTAGGTGTCAAGGCTTTGGTGCCGGTGCTATCTTTCACATATAATTTAAAAATTTCATCCCCATTTCCGTCCATACGGAATAAAATACGATCGTCTTCAGGGAAATATGAAATCCCATATACCGAAGCACTATCAGACTTTGTTAGTTGTGTCATCTCACCGCCATTGGCTGGTACCGTGTACATATTGTAAATGCCCGAACGGTTGCTGGTCATTAATACCTTGGACTTGTCTGGCGAATACCCATTGGCATAGGCATTTTCATTGTCCATAAACTGTTCAATGGAATACTGCTTGATTTCTTCCATTTGTGCGGTTTCTTCTTTTTTCTCCTCCTTACAGGAATAGAACAGAAGCAAACCGAGACTGATTACTAAGAGTTTTTTCATCATATTGGTTGTTTAATTGGTTTCGAAGGTTTTTGTTTCTTTAAATGGGGACAAGTCTATATTTTCCATATTAGACTTATATTCTGGCCATTCGGTTACAAAGAAATTGTTGGTGGCTTTTAGCGCTTCGGCTAATGCATTTTTGGCGTGCTGCATTAACCGTTGTTCTGTAGCAGTCATTCCGTTAGGTCGACTGCCGCTATACCATCTTGCTTGCCCGATGCGTTGCATTACATTAGGCTCTGTACTGCGCACAATACCTTGCCTATCGTCTTCTTTGCCTAGATAGATAGCAATGACTGAGTCTATTTTCTTCACAATCTCTTTACTGGCTTTAATTTCGTCTTTGTATTTTTTATCTTCTGAGGCGTTTTCTTTTAATTTTTTTCTAAAATCTTCCGAAGCATTTTTACTCTCCACCAACTGTTTTACAGCATCGGCAGCGGTTTGGGTCATTTTTTCCAATTCTTTTGAAGCAGCATAGCTTTCATTTATTGCTTTTTCTGAAATAGTAAGCCTAGGATCACTTTTTACGGTTATTGAACTGGTTGAGGTTTCATCGTTATAAGAAAGCTCTGCTCTATAAGTTCCAGGCTTTACCGAAGTACCACTGGGTTCGTTTTTTCTATCTCTAATAGAACGAGAAGGGCGGTCAACTCCAGCTTCATTCATTCGCCATCGCCACGTGTAAATACCTGTACTGTCTGGTTTTTTCTGTTTTAAGGTTCTAATTAAACGAGAACCATCGTAAATTCTTAAATACAAGCTGTCTTTGTGTTTTCCATCCATTTTTTCTTCGGAAGCTATTTCGTCTGTTTCCTCTTCCTCTTCTTCTTCTTCTTCTTCTTCGGAATCTTCTTTATTTTCATCTTTCTCGGTAGTTTCAGTATCATCTTTTTTAAAGTAATACTTGAATAAGGCTCCGCTACTTCTATTTTCTCCATTGAACAGTGCATCTGCTCCAAAACGGCTACCGGTGGGTTGTTGATACGAAGCTTGGTAAGCAGTTGGGGCTTCAAATAGCTTACTATTTTGATCTAAGACTGATTTGTTACGAGCAATCTCGCGTAACGGACGAATATCATCTAATACCCAAGCCGCTCTTCCAAAGGTTCCTATAACTAAATCGTGTTCCCTCGGTTGAATAACTAAATCCTTCACTGAAACTGTAGGAAAACCGTGCGTCCATTTTTGCCAGTTTTTTCCAGCGTCTATTGAAACATACAAACCATCATCAGTTCCTAAAAACAATAAGTTCTTTTCTTTGGGATCTTCTACAATGCTTAACGTATAACTTATAACATCGTCTTTGTCAACGATTCGGTTCCAAGTTTTTCCGTAGTTAGTTGTTCTATAAGCATACGGTGTATAATTAAAACGTCTATAATCGTTAGCTACTAATAATGCCTCGCCTTTATTTTTATTGGAAGCTTTTATTTGTACAATCCAACTTCCTTTAGGTAAGTCGGGAATGTTGTTTGATACATCTGTCCAATTTTGACCTCCATTTTGAGTATAATGAACACGCCCGTCATCAGTTCCTACCCAAAGCATGTTTTGCTCAACAGGGGAAGGTTCAATCACTAAGATGGTAGTATGGTTTTCGGCCCCAGTAGCATCAAGTGTAAGTCCGCCACTTTCCCCTTGTTTTTGTTTTTCAGGGTCGTTGGTTGTTAGGTCTGGTGAAAGTACTTCCCAAGTAAGCCCTTTATCGGTGCTTTTGTGCACAAACTGACTTCCGAAGTACAGCGTTTTTGAATCAAAAGGATCGATATTGATTGCGGAATTCCAATTAAAGCGCAAATGCATATCAGGATCTGGATGCGTAGGTTTTACGGTATAGTTGTTTCCGGTGATATGATCATACCGACTTACATATCCTTGCTGGCTCATTGTCCAGCCATATTGACTATCGTCTGGGTCTGGGACCACATCAAATCCATCCCCAAAACTAATTTCCTGCCAGTAGCTGTTTCTAATTCCTTGAGATTTCCAAACATACGCAGGACCTCTCCAACTACCGTTATCTTGCATACCACCATACACATTATATGGAAATTCATTGTCAACAGCGATATGATAAAATTGGGCAACAGGAAGATTTCCTATAAATCGCCAACTTTCGCCGCCATCGTGAGTAATATTGAGTCCGCCGTCATTACCATCCAACATAAAACTTCCGTCTTCAGGGTGAATCCACCACGCATGATGATCTGGATGTACCCCATTATCAGCTCCATAGGCTGGCATTAATTCTTCAAAACTTTTTCCTCCGTCTTCTGAAACATTCACATAGGTAAAGACTGAAAAAACACGGTTTTCATTTTCAGGGTCCACATATATTTCAGCGTAATAAAATGGACGGTTTCCTATTTCGCTCATATCGTTATTAATCATTTTCCAGGTAAACCCTCCGTCCTCACTTTTGTAGAGCGCATTTTTTTTAGATTCTACTAGGGCATAGACTATATCAGGTTTATTAGGTGCAATGGCAATACCAATTCGTCCCAAATCACCTTTTGGTAAGCCGTCTTTATCAGTACGTTCTTCCCAAGTTTCACCTCCATCGTAGGTTACATATAAACCACTGCCTTCACCGCCAGATGTAAAAAACCACGGTTCACGTTTATGCTCCCACATAGCAACCATCAATTTATTAGGATTGGTAGGATCCATTACCATATCGGCAACGCCTGTTTTGTTGTTAACAAAAAGGATTTTATTCCAAGTTTTTCCACCATCGGTAGTTTTAAAAACACCGCGTTCAGGATGTTCACCCCAAGGCGAACCTATTGCTCCTACATAAATTGTATTTGGGTCGGTAGGGTCAATAACAATACGGTGAATATGTCTGGTTTTTTCCAACCCCATGGACTGCCAAGTTTTTCCACCATTGAGCGATTTATATACTCCATAACCGCCATTTAAACTGTTTCTAGGGTTTCCTTCACCGGTTCCTACCCAAATTACAGAGGGATTTGATTGCTGAATAGCCACCGCCCCAATAGAAGCTGTAGGTTGATTATCAAAAATGGGTTGCCATTTTATCCCTCCACTGTTACTTTTCCATAAGCCACCAGAAGCTGTTCCCACATACATCACATCGGGATTGTCGGTCACCACATCAATGGCAGTAACCCGACCAGACATACCACCTGGACCAATGTTCCGAGGTTTCATATCTTTTAGGATATCCATTGAAATTTGTTGTGAGAAAGATGAGATTGAAAGAAGTAAAAAGGTAAAAAGGAATAGTTTTTTCATTGATTGATTTTTTCAGAAATAAAAATTAGCTTATAAAGTTAAGAAAATGTGAAAGAGCAAGTCTTAAAAGGCTGTTAATACACCTTATTTTTTTGTCTTAAAATTGGTACCTTTAAGGTATGAAGAAGAAAAATAGACCTACGGGATTTGTTTTTACCAAACATGACCCAAAGGAACAATCTCCCTTTGAACGACTTTTCGAAATTTTTCAAGAATTAATTACGCATACATCAGGTGATTTTGATGAAGCCATTGATTGGTTGCGGCAGCTTGATAAAGAATATAACCTGACGACTGCAGAATACACCATAGACGATTTTATTGAAGACCTGAAGAAGAAAGGATACATCCGTGAAGAATTTCAACCTGATGGAAAAGGCGGTGGTAGGGGAGAAGGAAAAAATTCCATTACTGAAAAACTGGAACGCTCGCTTCGGAAACGGGCGTTAGAACAGATATTTGGCAAATTGAAAAAAAGCGCCGGTGGGAATCACAAAACTAAATATAGAGGCCAGGGAGATGAACAGGCTGGTGAGTTT comes from the Marixanthomonas ophiurae genome and includes:
- a CDS encoding WD40/YVTN/BNR-like repeat-containing protein; translation: MKKLFLFTFLLLSISSFSQQISMDILKDMKPRNIGPGGMSGRVTAIDVVTDNPDVMYVGTASGGLWKSNSGGIKWQPIFDNQPTASIGAVAIQQSNPSVIWVGTGEGNPRNSLNGGYGVYKSLNGGKTWQSMGLEKTRHIHRIVIDPTDPNTIYVGAIGSPWGEHPERGVFKTTDGGKTWNKILFVNNKTGVADMVMDPTNPNKLMVAMWEHKREPWFFTSGGEGSGLYVTYDGGETWEERTDKDGLPKGDLGRIGIAIAPNKPDIVYALVESKKNALYKSEDGGFTWKMINNDMSEIGNRPFYYAEIYVDPENENRVFSVFTYVNVSEDGGKSFEELMPAYGADNGVHPDHHAWWIHPEDGSFMLDGNDGGLNITHDGGESWRFIGNLPVAQFYHIAVDNEFPYNVYGGMQDNGSWRGPAYVWKSQGIRNSYWQEISFGDGFDVVPDPDDSQYGWTMSQQGYVSRYDHITGNNYTVKPTHPDPDMHLRFNWNSAINIDPFDSKTLYFGSQFVHKSTDKGLTWEVLSPDLTTNDPEKQKQGESGGLTLDATGAENHTTILVIEPSPVEQNMLWVGTDDGRVHYTQNGGQNWTDVSNNIPDLPKGSWIVQIKASNKNKGEALLVANDYRRFNYTPYAYRTTNYGKTWNRIVDKDDVISYTLSIVEDPKEKNLLFLGTDDGLYVSIDAGKNWQKWTHGFPTVSVKDLVIQPREHDLVIGTFGRAAWVLDDIRPLREIARNKSVLDQNSKLFEAPTAYQASYQQPTGSRFGADALFNGENRSSGALFKYYFKKDDTETTEKDENKEDSEEEEEEEEEEETDEIASEEKMDGKHKDSLYLRIYDGSRLIRTLKQKKPDSTGIYTWRWRMNEAGVDRPSRSIRDRKNEPSGTSVKPGTYRAELSYNDETSTSSITVKSDPRLTISEKAINESYAASKELEKMTQTAADAVKQLVESKNASEDFRKKLKENASEDKKYKDEIKASKEIVKKIDSVIAIYLGKEDDRQGIVRSTEPNVMQRIGQARWYSGSRPNGMTATEQRLMQHAKNALAEALKATNNFFVTEWPEYKSNMENIDLSPFKETKTFETN